TTGCTATACTTGATATTCTAAATGGTGTTTTTGAATCTTCAATACCATAAAATACTCTTACTAATAGATCTCTTAATAGATAAAAAGGCATACCTATTCCATATGCAATCAATAGTTGACTTACAACATCTATAGCATTTTCATTGAATGAACCTCTGCCATAGATTAATATTACTATTGGAGCAGATAGTGAAATAAATATCGAACCTAGAAATACCATCGAAGAAGAGGAAATAATTAATCCTTGATGGATTTTCTTGATCAATTTTAAATGATTTTCTCGAGCTCTTAAGCTTACAAAAACTGGTAATAATGGAATTAAAATAGAATTTGATATTATTCCAAGAGGAGCTTGAACTAAAAAGTTTGCGTAACTTAGAGCAGCTGCAGCTCCAACTATTTTTGATGCAAAGAATAAATCAGTAATAACATTGATTTGCATCATTCCTGAAGAAAGTGAAGCAGGGGCAATCATTCTCCAGGCTCTTTTTAATTCTGAATATTTTGTTTGGATTGAAAAACTTATAGTAAATATTCCTTTTTTAATTAGAAAAGGTATTTGAATTAAATATTGAGATAGAGCTCCTATAAATGTTGCCTTTGCAAGAATAATTCCTCCCCTCAAGTTTAATTCATATATATCAGCTGAAGTTTCTTTATTTATCCAAAAGTTTGATACTGCAATTATAATTATTAGACTTGAAAGTAATGGAGATATAGACGGGATTAAAAATTCTTTTTTTGCATTTAGAGATCCAAAACCTAGGCCTATTAGTCCAGATAAGAATATAATGGGAGACATTATTTTTAATTGAGAAGATGCTATTTCTTTGATCTCATTGTTTAAACTGGGTCCAACTAAATTAATCAATAAATCGGATGAAAAGAAAATAAAAAAACTTATTATTAATAGTATTAGAGATAAAATATTATTGATTGAACTTATAAATAACCTACTATCAATTTTATTTTTATCTGCTAATAGTGTAACCATTGAGTTATGTAATGGTCCATTAATACCTCCAAGAAGAACCAAGAAAAATCCAGGTATAATATAAGCATAATTATATGCATCATATGCAGCACTAATTCCGAAAGCACCAGCAATAACTAATTGCCTAGCCATCCCACCAAGTTTACTTAATAAAGTTCCTAAACTTACGACGAAAGCAATTTCTTTGAATGATTTCGACATGTTAGGTTTGAAAAAAGAGAGCTTTCATCTTTCTAGAATATTTTTAGTTCTTGTTTTAATTGGATGTTAATTAAGTGATTGAGATTGGGAAAACCATTATTAAGTTTCCCCCTCTTGTAGAGGGAATCTTAATTAAAAGATATAAGAGATTTTTGGCTGATGTTGAGTTGGCTGATGGTGAAATTGTTACTGCTCATTGTGCAAATACAGGACCAATGAAAGGGGTTTTGAGGCCTGGTGGTCGAGTTAGACTTAAGTTCTCTCCTTCTCCTAAACGTAAATTAGATTGGTCTTGGGAGCAAGCTGAGGTGCCAAGTCATAATGAGCTGAAAAGATGCTGGGTTGGTATTAATACATCTTTACCTAATAAATTGATTAGAAATTTGGTTGAGGCGAATGGCTTAGAGAAGCAATTGGGTTCAATTGCAAATATCAAGCCTGAAGTTAAATATGGTTTAGAGGGTAAAAGTCGAATTGATTTGTTACTTAAACCAAAAACAAACAACTCAGATAGTAGAGATATTTATATAGAGGTTAAAAATACAACTTGGTGTGAAAAAACATTAGCTTTATTCCCGGATACGGTAACCACAAGAGGTCAAAAACATTTGAGGGAGCTAATGAGTATTTGTACTAATTCAAGGGCGATATTGATTCCTTGCATAAGTAGAAGTGATATGGAAATTTTTGCACCTTCTGATTTAGCAGATCCTTTATATGGAAAATTATTTAGACAGGCAATATCTATGGGTGTAGAGGTTGTTCCATGCTCATTTGGTTTCTTTTCGGACCACATAACTTGGGAAGGTGTTAAACCCTTTAAGATTTCACAAAAATAAAATATCTAGAACAAAATACTTAGGTAGATCTATTTTAACTATTTAAGCTAGTTTTTTATTTTGATTTTTAATTGTGGGATTTAAATTAATTTGAAAATTTAATCAATTAACACAAAAAATGTGTAAATAAGAACATATATGCGGTACCAAACTCTTTTTTTGTATCAACACCTACATCTTGTCAGTATCAGTTGCATTCATATTCATAAGTGTATAAATTTTGGATTAACTATCCATTTCTTTTTTTCGAAGTAAGCATCATTTATGACCACTGCTTTGCAATCGCCTCCAAGGCGAAGTACTTCTCGTCTTCAAGACGCAAGTCTTTTGAACGGGCCAATGCTTCTTCTAAGAAGCATTAAAGGTTTTAGAAGAAGTCAATCTTGGGCATGGCTAGCGTCTGTCCCATTGGCACTTTTAGGATTAGGTGTTTTCACTTTCTCTGCAAGAGCTGAGGTTGCACTTTCAGATTTAACTGGACCTCAAGCTGCTGCATTTTTGGCAGATAACCTTTGGTTATTTATAGCCACAATCCTCGTTATTTTTATGAACGCAGGATTCGCAATGGTTGAAGCTGGTATGTGTCGCCAAAAAAATGCGGTCAACATATTAGCCAAAAACTTATTTGTTTTTGCTCTTGCTGTCACTGCCTATTGGGTAATTGGATATTCCCTAATGTATGGCGGTTCAGTAATTGATGGATGGCTTTATTTCCAAGGCTTGTTTGTTGATCCTGATCCTTCAGGTGCATTAGAGTGTGCAGCTGCTGGCGATACAGGTTGTCTTGTTCCAGCAGTTGATTTCCTTTTTCAGTCTGCTTTTGCTGGTACTGCTGCAACTATCGTTTCTGGATTAGTTGCAGAGAGAGTCAAATTTGGTGAATTTGTCGTTTTCTCTATAGTTTTAACTGCTTTTATCTACCCAATCGCTGGTAGTTGGCAGTGGAATGGTGGATGGCTTTCTGAACTTGGCTTTATTGACTTTGCTGGCTCATCTATCGTTCATTCTGTTGGAGGATGGGCAGGTCTTGTTGGGGCAATGCTGCTTGGACCTCGTATTGGCAAATTTGTAGATGGCAAAGCTCAAGCTATGCCTGGACACAATATGGCTATTGCAACTTTAGGAGCGCTAATCCTTTGGATAGGTTGGTATGGATTTAATCCTGGCTCCGAATTAGCAATGGATCAATATGTTGCTTATGTCGCCGTAACAACAACATTGGCAGCAGCTGGTGGCGCAATCGCAGCTACAGTTCTATCTACCATTACTTCTGGTAAAC
The sequence above is drawn from the Prochlorococcus marinus str. MIT 1013 genome and encodes:
- the sfsA gene encoding DNA/RNA nuclease SfsA, with product MIEIGKTIIKFPPLVEGILIKRYKRFLADVELADGEIVTAHCANTGPMKGVLRPGGRVRLKFSPSPKRKLDWSWEQAEVPSHNELKRCWVGINTSLPNKLIRNLVEANGLEKQLGSIANIKPEVKYGLEGKSRIDLLLKPKTNNSDSRDIYIEVKNTTWCEKTLALFPDTVTTRGQKHLRELMSICTNSRAILIPCISRSDMEIFAPSDLADPLYGKLFRQAISMGVEVVPCSFGFFSDHITWEGVKPFKISQK
- the murJ gene encoding murein biosynthesis integral membrane protein MurJ; the encoded protein is MSKSFKEIAFVVSLGTLLSKLGGMARQLVIAGAFGISAAYDAYNYAYIIPGFFLVLLGGINGPLHNSMVTLLADKNKIDSRLFISSINNILSLILLIISFFIFFSSDLLINLVGPSLNNEIKEIASSQLKIMSPIIFLSGLIGLGFGSLNAKKEFLIPSISPLLSSLIIIIAVSNFWINKETSADIYELNLRGGIILAKATFIGALSQYLIQIPFLIKKGIFTISFSIQTKYSELKRAWRMIAPASLSSGMMQINVITDLFFASKIVGAAAALSYANFLVQAPLGIISNSILIPLLPVFVSLRARENHLKLIKKIHQGLIISSSSMVFLGSIFISLSAPIVILIYGRGSFNENAIDVVSQLLIAYGIGMPFYLLRDLLVRVFYGIEDSKTPFRISSIAILLNLFFDWFLIGGTSPWGELSPINLGVNGLVYSTTFVNLFACILLLLKLNNKLENLKLSKIVSQNLRIILIGLISGISSFFIFKITYLPYSFFNLLFKIIISSGISLVIFYCLAIILKVDDINNLNKFLKEKFNHL
- a CDS encoding ammonium transporter, which gives rise to MTTALQSPPRRSTSRLQDASLLNGPMLLLRSIKGFRRSQSWAWLASVPLALLGLGVFTFSARAEVALSDLTGPQAAAFLADNLWLFIATILVIFMNAGFAMVEAGMCRQKNAVNILAKNLFVFALAVTAYWVIGYSLMYGGSVIDGWLYFQGLFVDPDPSGALECAAAGDTGCLVPAVDFLFQSAFAGTAATIVSGLVAERVKFGEFVVFSIVLTAFIYPIAGSWQWNGGWLSELGFIDFAGSSIVHSVGGWAGLVGAMLLGPRIGKFVDGKAQAMPGHNMAIATLGALILWIGWYGFNPGSELAMDQYVAYVAVTTTLAAAGGAIAATVLSTITSGKPDLTMIINGILAGLVSITAGCGNMTFAGSWLAGAVGGLIVVVAVAALDSAGIDDPVGAFSVHGVCGVWGTVVIGLWGVDGMDPGAAGIGLLNGGGINQFFIQALGAAAYGIWTVVTCWIAWQIIGGFFGGIRVSEAEETQGLDIGEHGMEAYPDFASS